Below is a genomic region from Echinicola rosea.
CCCTAACGGGGAGGCCACGATTCGTTTTAAGGTAATAGACACCGGAACGGGCATCAACAAAAAAAACCAAGCTAAGATCTTCCAGGCTTTTACCCAAGAAGATTCTTCTACTAGCCGAAAGTTTGGTGGAACAGGACTCGGACTGGCCATTTCAAAAAAACTGCTGGAGATGATGGATAGCGATATCAACTTGGAAAGCGAAATGGAAAAGGGCAGTTCTTTTTGGTTTGACCTGGACCTTGTCGTCCTAAAGAAAAAATCTGACGCAAAAGCTCCGCAAATCCTAAAGGGCCGAAAAACACTTATCATCGACGATAATAACAGCCACCGTCAGGTTATCAGCACAATCATACAAAAACTAAACGGTTCCGTTGAACTGGCCAAAAATGAGCAAGAAGCCTATGAGTTATTGGAAAAGCAAGGCCCGTTTGACCTTATTCTCATCAATCAAAACCTCTTTAGCATTGACGGCATTTCCTTGATCAAAAAGTTAAAAGAACAAACCGATATCCCTGCCACTTCCAAGGTAATATTGATGCACAACGCATTTGTACGGGACATCACCCTTCCAGAAAGCATTGATGCATTTCTTATTAAGCCATTCAAAAAGCCGGATTTTCTCCAAATTGTCCAGAAATTGTTTAACACGGAAGAAGCCCATACAACTGGCCTTCCATTCCTGAACCAGCCACATGAAATGGAAGAACTGAAAACAATTTCTCCAACGTTTCTGATTGCCGAGGACAACATGGTAAACATGATCCTGACCAAAAAACTACTCCGATCCTTAGTGCCAAATTCTGCTATTTTAGAAGCCAAAAACGGAAAGCAAGCTGTAGAAGTATTCCAAAAAAACCATGTGGATATGATATTTATGGACATTCAAATGCCCATACTAAATGGGTATGAGGCCACTCAAATTATCCGTAGATTGGAAGGATCTGATAGACACACCCCTATCATTGCCCTGACGGCAGGAATTCTAAACAACGAAAAGCAAAAAAGCCAAACGGCAGGCTTGGATGATTTTACCGCCAAACCAATGGACAAGGAGGCCATCACCAAAATACTCCTCCACCACCTCACCCAAAAGGTAAGTTGATCCTAAATCTCTTTATTAATTGGGGCAATCATACCGCTCCTATGGCACATTGTGCCCGAGAGCTAGCCTTGGAGGGGAGGCACATCCATGCTAGAACTCAGGTAAATGTTATGAAAGGGGGACGAAGGAACCTCTTACCTGCCTCCCCTTTAATCGCATTTCCGATGATGGATTCAATTTAACCCGGATTATGCGTTGGGAATCGGAGTGAGAGCTGAAAGTGCAAGAAAATCAGTTAGTTTGGAGGCATTAGCGTAGCGGTGCTACGCTAATGCCGAAAACAAAAGTGAAACGACTGATTTTGTCCGCCGCGGCGGATCAGGTCGCAACACCTGTGCGCCGTGGCGTAGATAGGCTAATGCATATTCCGGGTTTAACCAGTTACTTTTTCGATCACCAGGTTGTGGTTGGTATAGATGCAGATATCCGCAGCGATGTTAAGACTTTCCCTTACCATCTCTTCTGCAGAAAGCTGCGTCCCGAATTTCTTCAGCGCCCTGGCCGCTGATTGTGCATACATGCTTCCTGATCCTATCGTAGCGATCCCCATATCCGGCTCGATTACATCACCTGTACCGGAAATGATGAGGACATCTTCCGCATCCGCCACGATCATCATCGCTTCCAATTTGCTCAGCATCCTGTCTGTTCTCCATTCCTTGGCCAGTTCCACCGCGGCCCTTTTCATATTGTTTCCATAAGCTCCTAACTTCTCTTCGAATTTCTCCAATAGCGTAAAAGCATCCGCCGTAGAGCCTGCAAAACCGGTAACAATCTTACCTCCTTGCAGTTTTCGCACTTTATTGACACTGCTCTTGGCCACGGTATTTCCCAGAGTCGCTTGACCGTCTGCGCCGATGACTACTTCTCCGTTATGCTTAATGGCCACTACTGTGGTAGATCTTAGTTTTTCCATGATTTTTAATGTTGTATAGTTGAAAGGCTGTAATGTTTCGGGAGCCAAATGACAGCGTGGCAAAAGCCAAGTGAAATTCCAACATCACTCCCACTAATAACCTACCTACTGGTTTGTTTTACATTTCACCTTCAAGTAAATAATGTTTTTTTATCGTTCGTCTGGACAGGTTAACCTTGACACTCATGTTCATCCCAATTTGGCAAAAACCATACTAAAAGAAAAAGCCCTGTCAGGAATACACCGAACAGGACTTTTTGACATATTTTACCAGCATCAATGTGCTGTTAGGTTAGCTTAAATCAGGATTCTTACAGGATCTTCCAACAATCCTTTAAGCGTCTTGAGGAAACCAGATCCTACAGCTCCATCCACTACTCTATGGTCACATGACAAGGTTACTTTCATCACATTACCTACTTGCATCTGTCCGTCTTTCACGACTACTGTCTCCTTGATACCTCCCACGGCAAGGATACAAGCATCTGGCGGATTCACAATGGCTGTAAATTCTTCAATGCCAAACATTCCAAGGTTTGAAATGGTAAAGGTGTTTCCTTCCCAGTCTTTAGGCTGAAGCTCTTTGTTTTTGGCTTTTCCACCCAAGCTTTTGGCTTCTTGGGAGATCTGGCTTAGGGTCTTACTGTCAGCAAAACGAATCACTGGCACCAAAAGCCCTTCCTCTACAGCCACGGCCATACCGATGTGCACGTGGTCATTGTATCGGATCTTATCTCCTAGCCAGCTGGAATTTACTTTTGGATGTTGTTTCAGCGAAGCGGCTACCGCTTTGATCACCATATCGTTGAATGAGATCTTCACTGGGGCAATTTCATTCATGCTCTTCCGTGCTTCGATCGCCTTATCCATGTTGATCTCCATGGTCAGGTAGAAGTGCGGCGCACTGAACTTGCTCTCTGCCAATCGCTTGGCAATGGTTTTCCTCATTTGGGAAACCTTCTCCTCTGTGTAGGATTCCTGACCTACTGCTGCTGGAGCGGCCGCACCGGATTGGGCAGCAGCTTGTGCAGTGGCAGGGTCAAAACTCTCAACATCACGTTTGATGATTCGTCCGCCTTCGCCGGATCCTTTGACCAATGCAATATCCACTCCTTTGTCCTCTGCCAATTTCTTGGCCAAAGGAGAAGCTTTGATCCTTCCGGTATCAGTGGTACTGCTGGAAGAAGTGGTCTTTTGTGAAGCTTCTTCTTTCTTAGGTGCTGGCTTAGACGCTGCCTTAGGTTCTTCCTTCTTTTCTTCCTTGGCTGCAGGTTTCTCTTCGCCGCTGCCGCTACCACTGGACTTCTGCTCGTGTGCCTTCAGAAGTTTTTCATAATCGGCACCTTTTTCACCAATCACTGCAATGACGCCATCGATCGGCACACTATCTCCTTCCTCGACACCGATGTGCAGCAGCACACCGTCATCATATGACTCCAGCTCCATGGTCGCCTTATCGGTTTCCACTTCTGCCAGGATGTCACCTGACTTCACTTCGTCACCTACTTTTTTCAGCCAAGATGCAATCGTTCCCTCCTGCATGGTATCACTCATTTTGGGCATGGTGATCAAGTTGGCATTGACATCAGATGTATCGATTTCTTCGGCAGCACTACTCTCGCTGCTGCTTTCAGAAGTTGTCTCTTCTTTTTTCTCTTCCTTGGATTCTTCTTTATCAGCGCCTGAATCTCCAGAACCTCCACCTTCTACTTCTTTGAGCAGCTCATCGATGTCTTCACCTTTTTCACCGATAATGGCGATTACACCATTCACAGGGACAGCGTCTTTTTCCTCCACTCCAATGTGCAGCAACACTCCTTCATCATAAGACTCCAGCTCCATGGTGGCTTTGTCGGTTTCTACTTCTGCCAGGATATCCCCAGCTTTTACATCGTCTCCTACTTTCTTTAACCAAGCTGCGATCACCCCTTCTTCCATGGTGTCGCTCATTTTGGGCATTCTTATTACTTCGGCCATAAGTTTTCTATATCCTGTTCAATTTTACGCAAGTCAAAAATAGTTCTTAAAATATCTTTATTCAAATTTAATAATGGTAATTTCATGACTGCAAATCATGAAAACGTTTCGATTCTTTCTAAAATGCCTTTGATTACCAACACCACGTATTCCGGACCGTCTGTCCTGTTCAATGGTCATTTGCAAACCATCTTTCCCGCACTATTCCGAAAGCACCTTTCATTACCCTTTGATAGAGAAAGAATTACCACTCCTGATGGGGACTTTCTCGATCTGGATTGGTTATGCCAAGATAGTAAAAAACTTGTCATTATCTGTCATGGTCTGGAGGGGGACAGCAGAAGACCTTACATGCGGGGAATGGCCAAACATTTTTTTCAAAATAAATATGATGTCCTCACCTGGAACTTCCGAGGATGC
It encodes:
- the hslV gene encoding ATP-dependent protease subunit HslV, whose translation is MEKLRSTTVVAIKHNGEVVIGADGQATLGNTVAKSSVNKVRKLQGGKIVTGFAGSTADAFTLLEKFEEKLGAYGNNMKRAAVELAKEWRTDRMLSKLEAMMIVADAEDVLIISGTGDVIEPDMGIATIGSGSMYAQSAARALKKFGTQLSAEEMVRESLNIAADICIYTNHNLVIEKVTG
- a CDS encoding pyruvate dehydrogenase complex dihydrolipoamide acetyltransferase, with the protein product MAEVIRMPKMSDTMEEGVIAAWLKKVGDDVKAGDILAEVETDKATMELESYDEGVLLHIGVEEKDAVPVNGVIAIIGEKGEDIDELLKEVEGGGSGDSGADKEESKEEKKEETTSESSSESSAAEEIDTSDVNANLITMPKMSDTMQEGTIASWLKKVGDEVKSGDILAEVETDKATMELESYDDGVLLHIGVEEGDSVPIDGVIAVIGEKGADYEKLLKAHEQKSSGSGSGEEKPAAKEEKKEEPKAASKPAPKKEEASQKTTSSSSTTDTGRIKASPLAKKLAEDKGVDIALVKGSGEGGRIIKRDVESFDPATAQAAAQSGAAAPAAVGQESYTEEKVSQMRKTIAKRLAESKFSAPHFYLTMEINMDKAIEARKSMNEIAPVKISFNDMVIKAVAASLKQHPKVNSSWLGDKIRYNDHVHIGMAVAVEEGLLVPVIRFADSKTLSQISQEAKSLGGKAKNKELQPKDWEGNTFTISNLGMFGIEEFTAIVNPPDACILAVGGIKETVVVKDGQMQVGNVMKVTLSCDHRVVDGAVGSGFLKTLKGLLEDPVRILI